Proteins co-encoded in one Thamnophis elegans isolate rThaEle1 chromosome 1, rThaEle1.pri, whole genome shotgun sequence genomic window:
- the NDUFA13 gene encoding NADH dehydrogenase [ubiquinone] 1 alpha subcomplex subunit 13, translated as MAAGAWKVKQDMPPPGGYGSIDYKRRLPYRGLPGYGLLAIGIGTFVFGTYAIYRWNWERRLLAFEDAEARIAIMPLLMAEDDRKTLRLMRQNLDEEAKIMKDVPGWQVGQSVYHTTRWVSPRSDELYFLQPPEVQRDIFFGYTWST; from the exons ATGGCGGCGGGAGCCTGGAAGGTGAAGCAGGACATGCCGCCGCCGGGCGGTTATGGATCCATCGACTATAAGAGGCGGTTGCCCTATCGGGGGCTCCCGG GTTATGGCCTGCTTGCCATTGGAATTGGAACCTTTGTTTTCGGGACTTACGCTATTTACAGGTGGAACTGGGAGAGGAG GCTGCTGGCCTTTGAGGACGCGGAAGCCAGGATAGCAATCATGCCTCTCTTGATGGCCGAGGATGACCGCAA GACGCTGCGCCTCATGCGTCAAAACTTGGATGAGGAAGCCAAGATCATGAAAGATGTCCCCGGCTGGCAG GTTGGTCAGAGTGTCTACCATACCACACGCTGGGTGTCCCCCAGATCCGATGAGCTGTACTTCCTCCAGCCACCAGAAGTTCAGCGAGATATCTTCTTCGGTTACACCTGGAGCACATAA